In one Leptospira fletcheri genomic region, the following are encoded:
- a CDS encoding cation diffusion facilitator family transporter produces the protein MHGHSHRHENHDHDHGGSTGHFHSHGPTPDGSKAFLYAFILNFGFAILELVGGYFSGSLAILSDSLHDLGDSGFLALAWAFQKIAARPRTQTFTFGYKRLGLSAALVNSIALFGGAVLILFFAIPKLWNPSSPNGWGMLGLSVLGIAVNGAALFKMKKVDGLNGQTVALHLLEDVLGWIAVFFGSITLLLFDWTWIDPLLSVLIAVWVGIQAFRNLRKILLLHLQSAPEGINTGELEARILGVKGVESVHDLHLWSMDGDFHVLTLHVGVTGTSISHAQKLKERIRDIAEEFHIPHATVEIEPVGISCPYKEC, from the coding sequence TTCGCATCGTCATGAAAACCACGATCACGATCATGGGGGAAGTACCGGGCATTTCCATTCCCACGGTCCCACACCCGACGGCTCGAAGGCTTTCTTATATGCTTTCATTCTGAATTTCGGGTTCGCGATTTTGGAACTCGTAGGTGGATATTTCTCCGGTAGCTTGGCGATTCTTTCCGATTCCTTGCACGATCTTGGCGACAGCGGTTTCTTGGCCCTAGCCTGGGCCTTCCAAAAAATCGCGGCTAGACCTAGGACACAGACGTTCACTTTCGGATACAAGAGGTTGGGATTGTCGGCTGCCCTGGTCAATTCCATTGCATTGTTCGGTGGAGCCGTCCTGATTCTGTTCTTTGCGATTCCCAAACTCTGGAATCCCTCTTCGCCGAACGGTTGGGGAATGCTAGGATTGTCCGTTTTAGGAATCGCCGTTAACGGCGCCGCCTTATTCAAGATGAAAAAAGTGGACGGTCTGAACGGCCAAACCGTCGCCTTACATCTTCTCGAAGACGTTTTAGGGTGGATTGCGGTGTTCTTCGGAAGTATTACGCTTTTATTATTCGATTGGACCTGGATAGACCCGCTCCTTTCCGTTTTAATCGCAGTCTGGGTCGGGATACAGGCTTTCCGGAATTTAAGAAAGATATTGCTTCTGCATCTCCAGTCTGCGCCGGAAGGAATCAATACCGGAGAATTGGAAGCCCGGATCCTAGGCGTAAAGGGCGTGGAATCCGTCCACGATCTGCATTTGTGGTCTATGGATGGAGACTTTCACGTCCTTACTTTGCACGTAGGTGTGACGGGTACCTCCATATCCCACGCGCAAAAATTGAAAGAACGAATTCGAGACATAGCCGAGGAATTTCATATCCCGCACGCGACAGTGGAAATCGAACCCGTCGGCATATCCTGCCCTTACAAGGAATGCTAG